In Portunus trituberculatus isolate SZX2019 chromosome 10, ASM1759143v1, whole genome shotgun sequence, one genomic interval encodes:
- the LOC123502021 gene encoding uncharacterized protein LOC123502021 codes for MASDSTNLVICVALSCFVAAAGTSKPYSSSSVVRYSSNFPGGPKPYSYVVQYSRNFKDSRGERTQPGPASRHAPITARTHEHRPRSAPRRAPWLIVEEVRKIVEISIQEGYERGGYDHRHYQTHNTTWSEYENEEEYSEGKQEGSKIGSGDYSSKVGLGRIL; via the coding sequence ATGGCCAGTGATTCAACGAATCTGGTGATCTGCGTGGCTCTATCCTGCTTTGTGGCCGCCGCCGGAACCTCAaaaccttactcctcctcctccgtggtgCGCTACTCCAGCAACTTCCCCGGAGGCCCAAAACCTTACTCCTACGTGGTACAATACTCCAGAAACTTCAAAGACAGTAGGGGTGAAAGAACCCAGCCAGGCCCAGCATCACGCCACGCCCCAATCACTGCGCGCACACATGAACACCGCCCTCGCTCTGCCCCGCGCCGCGCCCCATGGTTAATAGTGGAGGAAGTGCGGAAAATAGTGGAGATAAGCATTCAGGAAGGGTACGAGAGGGGAGGCTacgaccaccgccactaccagacacataacaccacctggagcgagtacgagaacgaggaagaatACAGTGAGGGAAAACAGGAAGGTAGCAAGATTGGTTCAGGTGATTACAGCAGCAAAGTAGGGCTGGGCAGGATTCTATAA